The sequence TCCGTAATCCTTCATCATCCATACGTCAATACGATCCAACACATGATTCTTCGCATTTGAACAAGTGAGATGACCTTTAAGCAAGCAAAGACATTCTCCCAACACAGCCAAATTTATCTGTAACGGATTCCCCAAATTCTCTGGATACTCCACCTCCTGAAAAGTCCCATTTTGAAGATTAAGCCCCACAAGAATCAAAGGACTCCACCAAGCTGACGGTTCCTTCGTTACAAGCCAATGCAATGCACCTCCAGCACAAGCCCCATTATCCTCTTTAAGCAACCAGTAAGGACAATCCTGAACCTTCTTCCACACATCCAACTTCAAACTAAAAACCATTGTTTCCGAAACCAACGAAGGTTCAGCATCAGGATGATACAATTGTGCAATCGTAACCACCTTATAATCATCAGCTAAACGATCATACCCAAACCCCCCACGAATCTGAGCCAACCCTGGACCCTGTCCACCCAGGGGTTTCCTCGGAGGGTTTATATGACAAAAGGGTAACTTCCTAAACACCTTAGTAGAAGGATTCCAAACACCATTATCATTCATGTTATTAGAAATTAAAACCAACCCACGACAAGAACCCAGTACCTGAGTCGGTCCATAGAGATGTTTCAGTGGATGTGCAAGCTCTCTGGGAATTTGGGTCGACGCCATTGAAGTGAAATCAAGCGAGAAAAGGTTATCAGCATCAATGTGAGCTTTGAGAATCAGCTTCATATCAGAATTTGGTTTCAGTACTTGATTTTTGAGATGAGCTTCGATGAATTCAGGGCTATCGATAAGGGTTTTGATGGATTTCGATACGCACCTGAATCTTAACAACGACTTCACCGGAAGTCGAGAAAGTATATCGGAGAGAATCTCCGGCGGAATATCGGACATTTTTTGAGCTGAAAATGATCACTGCCGGCCGGTAGGGTTTTAGGATATACTAGAAATGGAAGATTGTAGAACTTTTGTCTCCTTATTctagacaaaatatttttccatattatttattttattttatttttacaaaataaataattatttggtaaaaagttttttttttcttttttacaaaataaacaattatttggtaaaaagtttttttatattcca comes from Solanum pennellii chromosome 1, SPENNV200 and encodes:
- the LOC107008497 gene encoding F-box protein CPR1-like — translated: MSDIPPEILSDILSRLPVKSLLRFRCVSKSIKTLIDSPEFIEAHLKNQVLKPNSDMKLILKAHIDADNLFSLDFTSMASTQIPRELAHPLKHLYGPTQVLGSCRGLVLISNNMNDNGVWNPSTKVFRKLPFCHINPPRKPLGGQGPGLAQIRGGFGYDRLADDYKVVTIAQLYHPDAEPSLVSETMVFSLKLDVWKKVQDCPYWLLKEDNGACAGGALHWLVTKEPSAWWSPLILVGLNLQNGTFQEVEYPENLGNPLQINLAVLGECLCLLKGHLTCSNAKNHVLDRIDVWMMKDYGVKESWVKLFSVEQLEGRQHFRHLRPITYSVTGKEILMEMDNRKFLWYSLERKSLKYAKMSSKLDTFESVVCLGSLVPLYGGRNEKDRKKGIEQRE